In Vicinamibacteria bacterium, the sequence GGAGCGGGGGCAGAGACAAAGGCGAGACGCGCCCCTTGCCGGCGAGGCTCAAGGGAACCACCGCCAGCTCGCTCTCGGTCAGTTGCACCGGGCCGTTGAGGGTCGCGAGGCTGCGGACATTTTCCGGCGGCAGGCGCTCAAGCATGCGCCGGGCCTCGAGGCCCAGCGTACCTCCCAGCACGCGGACCCGCACCGACGGCTGGTCGAGGGCGCGGACGTCCGGGGTGGCGTCCAGGCTCGGGCCCACGAGGACCCACGGGATCGTCGCGACATCCACGTCGAGGTCGGGATGGGAGGCGCCCCCTTCGATGAGACGGGTGAGTTCCCCCTCCGCTCCCACCACCGCGTCGGCCCCCGTCGCAGAGGCTGCTGATTCCAGCCGGGCCACCTCCACGGTCAGCTTCCTCTTGAAGGTCGCCTCGTAAAGGGGTTTCACAGCCTCGACACAAGGACCCACGGCGGGACTCACCCTGACCCGTAGCTCTCCGCTCGGGGCGGTCGAGCCCACGGCGGCCAGGATGAGGAGGGACGTCAAGCGTGCGCTCACGATCGGCACCTCATTGCGGCTGCAGCGACCATGTGTGGTCGCGGCCCCCGAGGCAGGCTCCCAGCGTGTCCGGAGCGTCATCGCGGGGCCGGCTCATCTCGATGTCGCCAATCGCCGTCCCCTGCGCCTGCGGTCGGCCCAAGGTCGTGGCCGTAGCATTGGCGGTCCCCGCCAACCGCACCCACACCCGGAGTCCCTCCAGGGTCCGGATGCCGAAGTCCTTTGTCCCAAAGCCGCCGTGGAGCTGATCCCCCTGCCGCAGGAGAACGAAACGTCCGACTGTGGAGTCCCCGGCGGTGCCTTGCCCGAAGACCTCCGAGCCTTGAGCGATGGGGTCCGCTATCGAGGCCGGCTGGCGGACTGGGCTTTCGCTGAGGTCGACGAGAACCGTGACGCTGGGCACCGTCATCGTGCAGCTTGGGCTTGCCGTCAACGTCAGCTTGTACTGTCCGGAGAACGTCCCCGTCGCCAAGGTCCGTGGGGGCGCGGTCGGGGCCCCATCCTGGGCCCGTTCGGTGCTCTCCGTCCGCCAACCCGGGACGAAAGCCAGGGCGGCGGCGAGAACGGTCGGTAGGTGCTTCATACCCTTATTCTTTCCTATTCATCGGGTCCTCCGCTGCGCTCTTTCTGACCCCGGACCGCGTCGGGGGCACGCCCCTGGTCCGCGAGGGGCTGAGGCAACAAGGACGGGAGGGCTGCCGCGGTCGCTGGGGGGACCATCTCCCTTTCCCGAGACCGAAGCGGCGTGGCGGGCAGAAGCGTCTGCCCCTCCCGATCTCGCCCCGGCGCGCGGAAGCCTCCTCGGATCACGATTTGCCCCCTTCTCCGGGGCCGCCGCCCGGTCCCGGCCGGTGGTCGTGCTCGGGATGCATCTCGTGGTGGTAGTCGTTTGCGCGCCGCTGAGGGGAAGCTAGGAACTCGTCGGTGCCCGGCTTGGGCAGGAAGCGGTGGGCGGCCAGGAGGAGGGCGGGCTGAAGGGCCCGGCTCAAGAGGGCCAGGGCCAGAGCGCCCCCGATCACCACCACCGCCAAGGGCTTCTGGGTCTGGGCCCCGAGGCGGTTGGAAAGCGCGGCCGGGAGCAGGCCGAACATAGCGACCAAGGTGGTCATGAGCACGGCCCGCAGGCGGTGCTGGGCCGCGTTCAGGACCCCCTCCTCGGCTAATCTCCCCGCATCCCATTCTCGCTGCGCGTAGGTGACGACCAGGATCGCATCCTGGATGGCGATGCCAAAGACCGACACGAAGCCCATCGCCGCGGACACGGAGTTGTTGATGCCGGTAAGGAGGAGGGCGATGAGCCCACCCGTGCAGGCGATGGGGATGTTGGCGAGCACGACCACGGTCAAGGCGGCGCTCCGCACAGAGCTGTAGGCCAGGAAAGTAATGAGGGCCAGGGTGATGGGAATGACGACGATGAGGCGCCCGCGGGCCTCCTCCAGCTCATTGATCTCCCCCGCCCATTCCAGGTGGGTGTCCGGGGGTATCGCCACCCGCTGGGAGATTCTCTCCTGAGCCTCGCTGATGACGCCGCCCAGATCGCGCCCGCGCACCGAGAACTTCACGGGCGTGTTCCGGCGGCCGTCCTCCCGGTAGATGACGGAGGGACCGTCCTCCTCGCTTATCCTCGCGATCTGGGCGAGGGGAATCTGCGTTCCATCGGGTACGGACACCGTGATGCGCCGGATGGCCTCCAGATCGCGACGGAAGGGCTCTTTCCAACGGACCACGAGGTCGAATTGCCGCTCCCCTTCGAAGACCTGGGTCGCGGTCTGTCCTCCGATGGCCGCCTGCACGACCGCTTCTACGTCGCCGGTATTGAGGCCATAGCGGGAGCACATCTCCCGATCGGGGATGATCTTGACGCTGGGCTGGCCTAGTGAGCTGAAGAGTCCCAGATCCTTGACCCCCGGAACCCCGGCCATGACCTCCACGACTTTCTCCGCCAGCTGCTGGTTGACCTTGAGATCCGGACCCACGATCTTCACGCTGTTCTCACCCTTGACCCCGGACAAGGCTTCCTCCACGTTGTCGGAGATCATCTGCGAGAATCCGAAGACGATCCCCGGGAATGCCTCTTGGAGGTCTCGGGACATGTTCTCGATGATCTTCTCCTTCGTCCAGCCCGCGGGCCACTCGCTGGATGGCTTCAAGGGGGCGAAGAGCTCGATGTTGAAGAACCCAGAGACGTCGGTGCCGTCGTCCGGCCGCCCCAGCTGGGAAACGACCGTGGTCACTTCGGGATACTTCCGGACGATGTTGCGCATGGTCCCCACTGAGCGCGAGGACACCTCGAGGGCGACCGAGTTGGGCAGGGTGGCCCGGATCCAGAGATTGCCCTCCTCCAGCTTGGGCATGAACTCGCGCCCGATGAAGTGGAGGAGCAGAGCGCAGAGGGCGACGGGGCCGATCAGGTAGAGGAGGGCGAGCCGCGAGGTCTTGATGCCGAAACGGAAGAGGGGAGTGTAGAGCCCCTGCAAGGATCGCATGAAGCGGCTCTCCGTCTCCTCATCGTGAACGCGCAGGAAACGCCGGGCCAGCACGGGGGTCAGGGTGAGCGCCATGAAGATGGCTCCCCCGATGGCGAAGGCGTACGTGTGGGCGAGGGGGGAGAAGATCACGCCCGAGACGCCGGTCATGGTGAATAGGGGGAGGAAGGCCACGCCCATGATGAGGGTGGAGAAGGCCATGGGCGTGCCCACCTCAGCGGCGGCAGTGGATATGCGGACGCGCAGGGTTCCCACTGAGTGCTTCCCGAGGTGACGGACTATGTTCTCGATCATGATTACGGTGGAGTCGATGATGATGCCGAAATCCACCGCTCCCAGCGAGATCAGGTTCGCCGAGGTGTGCGTGGCCACCGCCCCGCAGAACGCGGCCAGGAGGGCGAGGGGAATGTTTACGGCCGCGATCAACCCCGCCCGTAGGTGGCCGAGGAAACCGAGGAGTACGATGATGACCAGCACCATGCCGAGGAGCAGGTTCTCCAGGACCGTGTGGGTAGTGGCATCCACAAGGTCCCCGCGATCGTAGTAGGGCTCGAGGGTCATGCCCGGGGGGAGGAGGCGAAGCCGACGGATGTGCTCCACGCGCTCCTTGATGCCCTTCAGCGTGGGAGAGGTCTCACCCCCGTAGCGCATGAGGACGATACCTTCCACGGCGTCGGGCTCGTCGTCGTGGCCGACGATGCCCAGGCGCGGTTTGCTCCCGATCGCGACCTCGGCCACATCCCGCACCCGGATGGGGACGCCCCTCTGGACGGCCACCACGATGTTGCCCACGTCGTTCAAGGAACCGATGAGGCCCACCCCGCGCACGTCGTACGACTGCTCCCCGATGGTCAGGCGCTGCCCCCCCACGTTCTGATTGGCGTTGCTGATGGCGGCCTGGAGCTGGGCCAGGGTGACCCCGTAGGCCCGCAGCCGATGAGGATCCACCGCCACCTGATATTGCTTGGTGAGGCCTCCAAAGCTCACCACGTCGATGACCCCCGGGACGCGCTTGAACTCGCGCTCTAGGATCCAGTCCTCGGCCGTCTTCAGGTCCATCAAGGAGTAGCCCTTCCCCTTCAGGAAGTAGCGGAAGACCTCTCCCACCGCGTTGGAAGGGGAGATCTGGGCCTGGACGTTACCCGGCAGCTGGAGGAAGGACAGCCGGTTGATGACCTCCTGCCGGGAGTCCTCATAGCGGGCTCCCCAGCGGAAATAGCACTTCACGTCGGAGAGCCCGAAGAGAGACTGGGAGCGGATGTGGTCAAGGCCGGGCATGCCGGAGAGGCTCACCTCGACGGGAATGGTCGTGTAGCGTTCGACCTCCTCGCCGCTCCGGCCCTCCGGCTGTGCGATGACCTCCACCAGCGGAGGGACGGGGTTCGGATAGGCCTCGATGTTGAGAAGGTCGTAGGAGACGGCCCCCGCCACCACGAGGCCCAGGGTGAGAAGGACGATGACCCCCGGGAACCTGAGGGCAAAATCGACGATGCGCTGGATCATGCCGTCAAATCATTCCCGCGAGGAAGATTGCCCCCCCCGTCACAACCCTGTCTCCGGCCGCCAGTCCCTCGAGCACGGCCACGGGGTCCCCCCCTCCGTCCCCGATCCTGACGTTTCGGGGCTCGAACCGGAGGAGACCACCGGGCGCCGGGCCCTTCTCCACGAAGACCACCGTGCGGTCGCCAAGGCGCAAAACGGCGGAGCGCGGCACCCCCAGGGCTCGCGATTCCCCCAGCAGTATCGAGACCGTGGCGTACATTTCGGGGCGAAGCTCCCGGCCGGGGTTGAGGATGGAGCAACGCACCCGGGCGGTGCGGGAGACGGGGTCGAGGGCGCCTGAGATCCAGTCCACCGTCCCCTGGAATCCCTTGTCAGGGTAGGCGATGACCTTCACCGTCACGGTTGCGCCCTTCTTGATCTTTGGCAGGTCCACCTCATAGATATCAGCCAGGATCCAGACCCGGTCCAGCTCTCCGATGGTGAACAGCTCGACCGCGGTCCCACCTGAGTACTGCCCCTGAACCTCGGTTCCGGGGTTGACATTCCGGGCGATGATCTCCCCGGCAATGGGCGCGCGTAGGAGGTAGTCCTGGGTGACCTGCGCGTCCGAGCCCGGGGCGAGAAGGGAGACCTTCTGCTGGGCACGATCCAGCTCGGCCTGGGCCTTGCGAAAGTTGTCCTCCGCCGCCTCCAAGTCCCGACGGGCGCCGGCATGGGCGTCGACCAGCTCCTTCTGCCGCTGGAACTCGCTCTGGGCCGCGGTCAAGTCGGCTTTGGCCTTGACGAAGTCGGAGAAAGCCTGGCCGATGTCGGGTGACGCCATGGCCAGGAGGGCGCTCCCGCGCTCCACCCACTGGCCCGGCTGGGCCAGAACCCGCACCACCCGCCCGTTCACGGGGGCGAAGACGTGGGTCACGCGAGCATCGTCGAAGGTGACGCGGCCGCTGGTCACCACCGCGTTGCCCACCGGCTGCTCCCCGACCGGACTCACCACAATCCCGGCCTTGGCCAGCCGCTCCGGGGAGAGCCAGGCTTCGCCCGGGGGCGGCTGATTCCCGGCGGTGGGGTCTTGGGCCCGGCCGCAGGCGGCCGCGCTGGCCAGGGAGAGGGTGATGATCAGGAGAGTCGATGGCCGAGTCATTCTCTTAGATCCCTGCTCGCGGCCGCCCCCAGGGGCAGACGATCGTCCCCTACCATTTTGAAACAGTGTCGAAGGACTGGGCTATGACCGGGCGCCAGAGAAGGGCACGTTCGACATTGCACCTCCTGCAAAGACTACCATCCTAGCGTTCACAACGCACGAGTGGGTCACGGAGCAGCCCCTGAGTAGGCGTCGCACCCGGAGGCGCGGAATGGGGGCCCTCCATCCCGGGGCGTGCTGGCGCTGACGTGGCCTCTCAGAACTCGAGATGCGCGCGAAACCCTACGATGTCGACCGGACCGCGGTCCTGGTTGTAGGCGGGATTCACGACGTGCTGGTAGTCGCCGCTCAAGCTCAAGCCGTGGGGGAGCTGGAGGTTGTAAAAGGCCTCCAGGACCAGCTCTGAACCGTAACGGAGCGCCCCGTCCCCGATGATGAACCCGTAGCCTCCGGCGGCGAGGTAGTCCCTGTGGTCCCGCGAGAGGCCGTTGACGACCAGAGCGCCTCCCACGGAGTCTTTCTTGCGCCCCCAAGCCTTGCCGCTCCAGAGCGCGCCTAGGCTGGCGGTTCGGTCGATCTCCGTGAACGCCCATGTCTCGTTGCGGCCGTCGCTCCAGCCCACCCGCATAAAGAGCCCCGCGTCCTCGGCCACCTCCTGCTCCAAGCCGATCCCGGCTCCGTTCTTGTCCCGGCCGTACCTGCGGGTTTGGGTGATGTCGGGGGCGGTCGGGGACAGCGCCAGCGCCTCGCGGTAATTTCCCATGCGAGCCAGGTTGCGGTAGAGGAAGAGGCGGGCCGCACCGGGGTGCCCGAAGAGGCTGTACTTTCGCTCCCCCTCGAAATTCCACGCGTGGGCGTCGTGGATTCGGAGGTCCAGCTGCAGCTGGTTGGCCACGACCGGTACGAGCACGGCGGCGGCCCGGAGGGCCCAGCCCCGCTCCTGGTACTCGGCGTGAACGCCCCAGGTGTAGCCCCGGGTGTCGGCGGCGTAGTCCCAAGCCCCGTTGTCCATCAGGGCCCAGTTCAGGAACTGCCCCCGGGGGTCGTGGCTGAAGCGGTTGTCGTCGAAGGAATCGGTCAAGCTGAACTTGCCGAACTTCACGACCAGGCGCCGAACCGGGTAGCGGCCAGGGAGCTGGTCGGGCGCATCCGCGACCGGCTCGGTGTCCTCGCCGAAGCCGAAGGTCTGTTGGAGGTAGAGCCGAGCCACGACTACGATCGGGGCGGCGTTGCCTATGCGGTAGACCTCTCCGTTCGGAAAGCCCGCGATTCCCGACGTCCGGCTCAAGCCGTCGCCGCCGCTCAACTCCGGGCTGGTGTAGAGCTCGGCCCCCTTCCAAAGCTTGGCACCCGCCCAGATCGTCGCCGTGACCGAGGTCTTGGACTCGGCTACCGGGATCAGGCTGTTCTGGCCGGAATAAGCGGCGGGGAAGCTCCCGTGGTGCTGGGTCACGATTGTCTGCTGAAAATGGAAATTCCACCAGGGAGGGGATTCCGGGGACTCCGCTGGGGATGCCTCTTGGCCGCGGAGGAGGGGGTTGGCCGAGAGCAGGATCCCCAGACTCAACGTCCGCAGGGCTGGCCACGCCCTGCGGTCCCTCGGGGGCCCGGAACGTGCCGTTCCTTGGAGGGCGCGCTCTCTTCTTCCCGGTCCTAGTTTCGGCACGCGGCCCCTCGGCAGGTTTTGAGAATGGCGACCCGGCTGCTGAGGGGCCCGAGGGTTGTGGAGGGGGCCTGGTTGCCCAGGTTGTTCAGCTGGTAAGGATCGGTCGTCATGTCGTAGAGCTCGATCTCGCCCGTGACGTACTCCACGTAGGTCTTCTGGTCGGCGGTGCGTAGGCCATAGAAGGTCGGAATGCCCCCCCGGACCTGCTTGGGATTGTCGGGGTCGGATAGGTTCTGCCAGTGCTCGAGGAGGAGGTCCCGCCGCCAATCCGTCGGTGGCGAGGCGGTTAGAAGGGGAGCGAAGGAGCGCCCGTCGACGGTGTCGGGGGGGGTGGCGTGGGCCCACTCCGCGAAGGAGGGGGCAAAGTCGATGTTGGCTACGATCTGGTCGCGGGTCTGGCCGGCCGGCACGCCCGGGCCCCGCACTATCAGGGGGACCCGTACGGACTCCTCGTACGCCGCTTCCTTCCCGTGGGGAAACCGGTGAGGTCCCAGGATGAAGCCGTTGTCGGAAGTGAAGAGGATGAAGGTATTCGCGAGCCGGCCGTCCGCCTGGAGCTCCTGCACGATCTTCTCGACCATGTCGTCCGCGGCCAGCATAGTCATCAGCCGATTCTGGTACAGGGTATCGATCTGCACCTCCACCTTGTCGGTAAAGAGGGGCAAGTCCTGGAGCCAGTTCGGCTTGTTGCTCACGTCCCCCTCGTTGAAGGAAGGGACGCGGGGAGCGTTTTGATCGGCGAGAAGGCCCTTGTGTCGGTCGGCGGGGATCGCCGGGGTGTGGGGCGCGGGTGGAGCCAAGTAGAGGAAGAATGGCTCCGGGCCCTTTGCCGCCGCGGCCTGGATGCCCGCCACCGCCTTCTGGGTCAGCACGTCGGTGAGGTAATCCTGCTTGTCGCGTGTGACAACACCGTTGTCGTTGATGATGAAATCGTAGTAGTCGCCGGAGTCGGGTTCGCCCCCCGGAGCAAAATCCCCATGCCAGTCGTCCCAGCCCGGGGGCACGTGGGCGGGGTCACCTATCCCATAGCCGTTGATGTACTTGCCGACGAAGATCGTGCGATACCCAGCCGCCTTGAGCCAGGGGGCCAGCATGGACGCCTCCGAGACTTGCGTGAGCAGGATGTCGTAGCCCCCGGCGGGCGCCGAGTTGGCGAGGGCGTGGTGGTTGTGGGCATATTGGCCGGTCAGGATCGAGGCCCGCGAGGGGCAGCAGAGAGAGGTCGCGACGAAGTTCCGCGTAAAGGTGACTCCCTGGTCGGCAAGAAGCGACTTGACCTTGGGCATGAAGGGCATCGATTGCGTGTCCTGATCGTCCGTGAGGATGAAGACGATGTTGGGCGGTGGGAGCGGAGTCGGCGTGGGGGCGGGTGGGGCGGGCGAGGACGAGCCCCCGCAGGAGGCCATGAAAAGACTCGTGCAAACCAGCAGGCTCACTCCCGCTGGACGCCGGCTGATTGATTTGAGGGCAGGGCCCATGGTGTCGAACGCTCCTCCTCGACCCCGCAAACGTCGGGTCGCTTGAGCTGGGATCCAGAGTGTACCGTAGCGTGTTGCTACCGGCCACCGCGGCTCTCCTCAAGCGATCGGTGTCATCGGTCATGGTAGGCTACGCGCTCCGGTGGCCCAAGAAGCGCGATCA encodes:
- a CDS encoding efflux RND transporter periplasmic adaptor subunit, with amino-acid sequence MTRPSTLLIITLSLASAAACGRAQDPTAGNQPPPGEAWLSPERLAKAGIVVSPVGEQPVGNAVVTSGRVTFDDARVTHVFAPVNGRVVRVLAQPGQWVERGSALLAMASPDIGQAFSDFVKAKADLTAAQSEFQRQKELVDAHAGARRDLEAAEDNFRKAQAELDRAQQKVSLLAPGSDAQVTQDYLLRAPIAGEIIARNVNPGTEVQGQYSGGTAVELFTIGELDRVWILADIYEVDLPKIKKGATVTVKVIAYPDKGFQGTVDWISGALDPVSRTARVRCSILNPGRELRPEMYATVSILLGESRALGVPRSAVLRLGDRTVVFVEKGPAPGGLLRFEPRNVRIGDGGGDPVAVLEGLAAGDRVVTGGAIFLAGMI
- a CDS encoding CusA/CzcA family heavy metal efflux RND transporter, which codes for MIQRIVDFALRFPGVIVLLTLGLVVAGAVSYDLLNIEAYPNPVPPLVEVIAQPEGRSGEEVERYTTIPVEVSLSGMPGLDHIRSQSLFGLSDVKCYFRWGARYEDSRQEVINRLSFLQLPGNVQAQISPSNAVGEVFRYFLKGKGYSLMDLKTAEDWILEREFKRVPGVIDVVSFGGLTKQYQVAVDPHRLRAYGVTLAQLQAAISNANQNVGGQRLTIGEQSYDVRGVGLIGSLNDVGNIVVAVQRGVPIRVRDVAEVAIGSKPRLGIVGHDDEPDAVEGIVLMRYGGETSPTLKGIKERVEHIRRLRLLPPGMTLEPYYDRGDLVDATTHTVLENLLLGMVLVIIVLLGFLGHLRAGLIAAVNIPLALLAAFCGAVATHTSANLISLGAVDFGIIIDSTVIMIENIVRHLGKHSVGTLRVRISTAAAEVGTPMAFSTLIMGVAFLPLFTMTGVSGVIFSPLAHTYAFAIGGAIFMALTLTPVLARRFLRVHDEETESRFMRSLQGLYTPLFRFGIKTSRLALLYLIGPVALCALLLHFIGREFMPKLEEGNLWIRATLPNSVALEVSSRSVGTMRNIVRKYPEVTTVVSQLGRPDDGTDVSGFFNIELFAPLKPSSEWPAGWTKEKIIENMSRDLQEAFPGIVFGFSQMISDNVEEALSGVKGENSVKIVGPDLKVNQQLAEKVVEVMAGVPGVKDLGLFSSLGQPSVKIIPDREMCSRYGLNTGDVEAVVQAAIGGQTATQVFEGERQFDLVVRWKEPFRRDLEAIRRITVSVPDGTQIPLAQIARISEEDGPSVIYREDGRRNTPVKFSVRGRDLGGVISEAQERISQRVAIPPDTHLEWAGEINELEEARGRLIVVIPITLALITFLAYSSVRSAALTVVVLANIPIACTGGLIALLLTGINNSVSAAMGFVSVFGIAIQDAILVVTYAQREWDAGRLAEEGVLNAAQHRLRAVLMTTLVAMFGLLPAALSNRLGAQTQKPLAVVVIGGALALALLSRALQPALLLAAHRFLPKPGTDEFLASPQRRANDYHHEMHPEHDHRPGPGGGPGEGGKS
- a CDS encoding carbohydrate porin — translated: MTQHHGSFPAAYSGQNSLIPVAESKTSVTATIWAGAKLWKGAELYTSPELSGGDGLSRTSGIAGFPNGEVYRIGNAAPIVVVARLYLQQTFGFGEDTEPVADAPDQLPGRYPVRRLVVKFGKFSLTDSFDDNRFSHDPRGQFLNWALMDNGAWDYAADTRGYTWGVHAEYQERGWALRAAAVLVPVVANQLQLDLRIHDAHAWNFEGERKYSLFGHPGAARLFLYRNLARMGNYREALALSPTAPDITQTRRYGRDKNGAGIGLEQEVAEDAGLFMRVGWSDGRNETWAFTEIDRTASLGALWSGKAWGRKKDSVGGALVVNGLSRDHRDYLAAGGYGFIIGDGALRYGSELVLEAFYNLQLPHGLSLSGDYQHVVNPAYNQDRGPVDIVGFRAHLEF
- a CDS encoding sulfatase, which gives rise to MGPALKSISRRPAGVSLLVCTSLFMASCGGSSSPAPPAPTPTPLPPPNIVFILTDDQDTQSMPFMPKVKSLLADQGVTFTRNFVATSLCCPSRASILTGQYAHNHHALANSAPAGGYDILLTQVSEASMLAPWLKAAGYRTIFVGKYINGYGIGDPAHVPPGWDDWHGDFAPGGEPDSGDYYDFIINDNGVVTRDKQDYLTDVLTQKAVAGIQAAAAKGPEPFFLYLAPPAPHTPAIPADRHKGLLADQNAPRVPSFNEGDVSNKPNWLQDLPLFTDKVEVQIDTLYQNRLMTMLAADDMVEKIVQELQADGRLANTFILFTSDNGFILGPHRFPHGKEAAYEESVRVPLIVRGPGVPAGQTRDQIVANIDFAPSFAEWAHATPPDTVDGRSFAPLLTASPPTDWRRDLLLEHWQNLSDPDNPKQVRGGIPTFYGLRTADQKTYVEYVTGEIELYDMTTDPYQLNNLGNQAPSTTLGPLSSRVAILKTCRGAACRN